In a single window of the Aquarana catesbeiana isolate 2022-GZ linkage group LG13, ASM4218655v1, whole genome shotgun sequence genome:
- the LOC141116698 gene encoding high affinity immunoglobulin gamma Fc receptor I-like, with translation MSVFLAIVLLSLNVGKSGGAIKPVVTFTPNWGNIIYYDDVTLTCDVPSTVPEEPRTYHWYKDKRPIPGDQQRLHITSSVEEDRGDYQCQTIGGDISDPVFLDVTHKLVILQRPPSAIYEGDPLTLRCHHIRDFNAINTKFYKDDQEIKSSKSDSTFHIPNIMMSQSGLYKCTKQIQLNDSPYVHEHSDVSFISVKELFSPPELKVTPSRVIEGDKMTVRCDTRLDPLRGGTELHFAFYRDGRTVPGYNISKTYRVRSSQLEDSGKYTCEVRTRSDTVRKMSDGLYIQIYELFSPPEIKVTPSRVIEGDKMTVRCDTRLDPLRGGTELHFAFYRDGRTVRGYDVSDTYRVQSSQLEDSGNYTCEVRTVSDTVRKMNDEIYIQIYELFSPPEIKVTPSRVIEGDEMTVRCDTRRDPLRGGTELHFAFYRDGRTVRGYNVSDTYRVRSSQQEDSGKYTCEVRMRSDTVRKMSDGLYIQIHGYVILQRPPSAIYEGDPLTLRCHHVEHFNAINTKFYNDDQEIKSSKSD, from the exons ATGTCTGTCTTTCTCGCCATCGTGCTCCTTT CTTTGAACGTGGGGAAATCTG GAGGGGCCATCAAACCTGTGGTGACCTTCACACCCAACTGGGGGAATATAATATACTATGACGATGTGACTCTAACATGTGATGTGCCGTCTACTGTACCAGAGGAGCCCCGGACCTATCACTGGTACAAAGATAAGAGACCAATACCTGGAGATCAACAGAGACTTCATATAACATCTTCagtagaggaggacagaggagattaCCAGTGCCAGACCATCGGTGGTGATATCAGTGATCCCGTCTTCCTAGATGTTACACACA AACTTGTCATCCTGCAGAGACCTCCATCTGCAATATATGAAGGAGACCCCCTGACTCTGAGATGTCATCATATAAGAGATTTTAATGCAATAAACACAAAATTCTACAAGGATGATCAGGAGATAAAATCATCAAAATCTGACTCCACATTCCATATTCCTAATATAATGATGAGTCAGTCTGGACTGTACAAATGTACTAAACAAATACAACTCAATGATAGTCCATATGTACATGAGCACTCAGATGTATCCTTTATCTCTGTGAAAG AGCTCTTCTCTCCACCTGAACTAAAAGTGACCCCGTCCAGGGTAATAGAAGGAGATAAGATGACggtgagatgtgacaccagactggatccgctcagaggcggcacagagctgcactttgccttctacagagatggacggactGTGCCGGGATACAATATATCTAAAACATACAGAGTGCGGTCATCTCAGCTAGAGGACTCTGGGAAATATACCTGTGAAGTGAGGACGAGGTctgacactgtgaggaagatgagtGATGGGCTCTATATACAGATATATG agctcttctctcctccagaaataaaagtgaccccgtccagggtaatagaaggagataagatgacggtgagatgtgacaccagactggatccgctcagaggcggcacagagctgcactttgccttctacagagatggacggactgtgcggggatacgatgtatctgatacatacagagtgcagtcatctcagctggaggattctgggaattatacCTGTGAAGTGAGGACGGTGTctgacactgtgaggaagatgaatGATGAGATCTATATCCAGATATATG agctcttctctcctccagaaataaaagtgaccccgtccagggtaatagaaggagatgagatgacggtgagatgtgacaccagacGGGATCCGCTCAGAGGCGGCACAGAGCTGCACTTTGCCttctacagagatggacggactgtgcggggatacaatgtatctgatacatacagagtgcggtcatctcagcaggaggattctgggaaatatACCTGTGAAGTGAGGATGAGGTctgacactgtgaggaagatgagtGATGGGCTCTATATCCAGATACATG